The genomic DNA AATAATAACCGGAAAATTAGCAAAATTCTCATTTAAATGAGTTAATCCTAAAGATTTGAGTTTTTCTAAAGGAGTTAAATTATTCATACCATAGCCAAAATGTGGTCTTTCGGTATTATAATATATCTGCCATTTTTGTGCTTCTTTTAGAAAATGGGAGCAATTTTTAAAAGTGGGTATCAAAGGAATATAAAACTCTTCATCGTCGGTTTTGTGTGACCTTTCTACTCTACCTTGA from candidate division WOR-3 bacterium includes the following:
- a CDS encoding integrase core domain-containing protein, which gives rise to QGRVERSHKTDDEEFYIPLIPTFKNCSHFLKEAQKWQIYYNTERPHFGYGMNNLTPLEKLKSLGLTHLNENFANFPVIILDYYSPDYCHLMAGNDVLTKYKIQLIRETVFLLKFWEIPKISIRKGIGSFLSCF